The following DNA comes from Candidatus Peregrinibacteria bacterium.
TCTCAAAATATTTTTCTTTTTACTGATGCACGATATTTAGTAGGAGCGAGAGAGCAATTTCGAAAAAGCAACATAGAAGTGCGAGACATTTCGAAAAATGATGAATGGAAATCATTTTTTAAAGAGCAGAATATAGTCATACTCGGGACAGAATACTCCAAGGTAACGGTTGCCAAGTTTTCGGCATGGAAAAAATACTTTGGAGCTCGATTTCGAAATGTTGATCAGGAAATTGCTCTCGTGCGATCACAAAAATCTAAAGAAGAAATACGCAATGCAGAGCAGGCGGCAAATATTGCTGATAGCGCCTTAGAAAGTGTTATTCTTGAACTTCGCACGGGAATTTCTGAGAAAGAATTTGCATGGAAGCTTGAGCAGGCGTGTCGTGAAAAAGGAGCAGAAAAACTCTCTTTTGAGAGCATTGTTGCTTTTGGTGAAAACTCCGCTATTCCGCATCATCATCCGACCGAACGGCGACTCAAAGAAAATGAAGCTATTCTTCTTGATTGGGGAGTGGTAAAAAACGGAATGTGCAGTGATTGTAGTCGATCATTTTTTTGGGGAACACCAGTTGAAAAATGGCTTTCAGATTATAAAAAAGTACTCACCGCACAACAGGCGGGAATAAACAGCATTGCTCGGGGAATGTCAATAAAGAACACACAAAAACGAGCAGAAGAAATTCTCGAAGAAAACATTCCGCATTCTTTTGGACATGGAGTAGGGCTTGAGGTGCATGAGTATCCCACACTTTCTTTGCGTTCTCGAAAGAAGTTTTTGGAAAACATGCTCGTTACCGCAGAACCCGGAATATATCGCGCTGGAGAATATGGAATTCGGATTGAAGATCTCTTGGTGGTGGAAAAAAATCGCGTCCGATTGCTTACTCATTTTTCAAAAGATTTGGAGTTTGTTCTCCTTTCACAGCAATTTTTGAAGAGTAGTATTTCTTCACAAAAAATGAGACAATAAGGAAACAAAATAAAATATATGAAGTATCACAATGTTCCCATCGGCAATCTCTTTGAAGAGTTTTCTTCTTCTCCTCAGGGGTTATCTTCAGAAGAAGCTTTGTTTCGAATTCAGAAATACGGAAAAAATATACTCCCCCAAAAGCGGAAGAATTTTCTCCTTATTTTTCTTCTTCAGTTTAAGAGTCCGCTCATTTTTATCCTTATTGGTGCTGCTTTTCTTTCGGTTCTGATTCCTTATTTTGAGCAAGGACACCTCTCTGGAAAAGATTGGATTGATCCCATTGCCATTGTTGCGATTCTTATTCTTAATGCGTGTTTCGGATTTTTTCAGGAAATAAAAGCAGAAAATACGCTTGCCGCTCTCAAAAAAATGCAATCAGAAGATGCCGTTGTCGTGCGAAAGGGGGGAGAGGCAAAAATTTCTTCCGAAGATCTTGTTCCAGGAGACATACTTGTTCTTGCTGAAGGTGATAAAATTCCTGCCGATGCACGACTTATTGAGTCGATAGAGCTTCAGGTTATTGAGTCAGCACTGACGGGGGAGTCGATACCGACAGAAAAGAAAGCAGAATGGAAAGGCGAAGGAAATATTTCCGAGCAAAAGAATATGGTTTTTTCTGGAACTCAAATTGCCTCTGGAAGAGCAAAAGCACTCGTTGTAGCAACAGGAGTTGCTTCGGAACTTGGAAAAATTGCATTTCTTGTTTCGGAGACAGAAAGTCCACAAACACCACTTGAAATCCGTCTCGATCGACTCGGAAAACGAATTGGCATTGCCATTGTTGTCATTTGTATTCTTGTTTTTGTGGTGTCATTTTTTCGAGGGGTGCCCATTACCGAAGGATTTTTGACCGCTGTCGCACTTGCAGTTTCAGCAATTCCAGAAGGTCTTCCTGCGGTTATGACTATATCACTTGCGGTGGGAGTGGCAGTCATGGCGAAAAAACATGCACTCGTTCGAGAGCTTCGCGCTGTGGAGACATTGGGAAGTGTTACTGTTATTGCTTCCGATAAAACGGGAACCATTACACAGAATAAAATGAAAGTGGTATCGGTCTATTCTGGGCGAAAATACTATACTGAGAAGAGTATTGCGCTCTTTGCAAACTCCGAAATGGGGAAACGAATGCTTGATGCTGGTGCTTCTTGTAATGATGCAAAACTTCCAGATATTGGAGATCCCACAGAGATTTCGCTTCTTGATATTGCGAATACTTACAGTATACAAAAGAGAAATCAGCGAATTTCTGAACGACCCTTTTCTTCCGAAAAAAAATGGATGAGTACGACGCATCGCATTGCGGGGATGGAGGTTGAATACTATAAGGGGGCACCAGAAATTATCGCTACATTCTGTGATCCAAAGCGAAAAGTAGAAATTGAGAAAGCCGCTGAAAAAATGGCACAAGAAGGACTTCGAACACTTGCTATTGCCATTCGAAAAGAGCGACAACCAACAGCAGAATTTCTTGGGATTTTTGGCATTCAAGATCCTCCACGAAAGTCGGCAGCAGAAGCTATTAAGACCGCAAAACAAGCAGGGATTCGAACCATTATGATCACCGGAGATCATGCCGTTACTGCCGCCGCTATTGCCGCACAGGTGGGACTTTCGGGAGAGGTGATAACAGGAGAAGAAATTGAAGATATGGAGGAAAAAGATCTTCAGAAAGTTGTTCGAAAAACAAATATTTTTGCTCGCGTAAGTCCAGAGCATAAAGTCCGTATTTGTGCCGCTTTGCAAAAGAATGGTGAAGTTGTTGCTATGACTGGAGATGGTGTAAATGATGCTCCTGCCATTCATCGAGCGGAAGTAGGAATATCGATGGGAAAAAATGGAACGAGTGTTGCAAGAGAAGCAAGCGATCTCGTGCTTATGGACGATCGTTACGCCACTATTGTTCAAGGAATTCGAGAGGGGCGCCGTATTTTTGCAAATATCAAAAAATCCATTTCGTTCCTTATGCGAACGAATCTTAATGAGGTTATTGTGGTTGCTGGTGCTGTTATTTGTGGTTTCCCCCCTCCTCTTGCTCCTATTCACATTCTCTTTGTAAACCTTGTGACCGATTCATTTCCGGCATTAGCACTTGCCGCAGAAGAAGCAGAACCAAATATAATGCGAAAAAAGCCACGTCCTGTTAGCGAAGGATTTCTCGATGGGCAGTGGCATTTTGTTCTCATTCTTGGTGTTGCCGCCGCAGTGTTTGAGTTTCTTGTCTTTTTTCTAGCACTCCGCACCTTAACACATCCCGCCGCGCAAACTCTCGTGCTCGTCACCATGGTTGCTATGGAATTTGCTATTATTTTTTCCGTGCGCCACGACACTCCTCTTTTTTCAAAAGATTGGCATGCGGCAAAAAATCCATGGGTACTCCTCTCTACTGTCTTGGGTTTTGCTATCTTTTTCGTATTTTATATTACTCCGCTTCAGACTTTTCTTCATATTACTCCATTCCCACTACAATATTGGATATACCCCATTATAGGATCTGCTCTTCTTTTTGTACTCTCGGAGGTTTTGAAATATGTTAAAGGAGTGAAAAACGTCTTTCTTTGGAAGAAAAAATCCTGAGGACTTCGTCAATATTTGAGAATAATGATACAAACGGTTTGTGAAAAAAATACTTCTTCTGCTCGGGATACTGTTTTTGGTGGTTTTTGCTCCATATATTTGGTCGCGAATAGATACGAAGAGAGAGGTACGGAAAATACTTGAGCAGAAAGAGCAGATACAAAGAATTCCTGTTTCCGAGGGTTCTTCTCTTCAAGAGGAAATAGATGCTGTGGTGGCACCGACCGATTCGACGGTGAGCGTTTTAGAAAGCTTTTTAACAACCATTCCAGATAAGATTCCTCGAGAAAAAGTGCTTCATGTTCCATTTGTTTGTCAAAATCCATTCCAAAATGAAGCAGGATGGAAAGATCACGATGAAAGCTGTGAAGAAGCCGCCACACTTCAGACGGTTCTCTACTGGAATAATGAGGCAATGACTGCACAAGAGGCAAATACTGCTCTTCTCGATATGATCGCTTGGCAAAAAAAGCCAGAACATTTTGGTGAACACAGAGATTTATATGATGAAGACATGCGAATATTTGTTCGCGACTACTTTGGATATCAAGACAACGAAGTTCTTTGGCTTCCAAATATTGACGCAAACCTTGTGCAACGCATTCTTGTGGCGGGGTATCCACTTATTGTTCCTGTTTCTGGAAAAACCATCAATAATCCGTTTTATCCATATCTGGGGTATCACATGCTTGTTGCTATTGGGTATACGGAAAAACAAGTGATTACAAATGATAACGGGACAAAACGGGGCGAAAAATATCCGTATGATTGGGATACTTTTTTAAAAGCAAATCGAGAGGTGGGTGGTGGTGCATTGGTGATACGAAAAGGAAAAAAGGATTTCTAAAATAATCTCAGGGAATAGAAGAGAGGCAATACATCCATTTTCCGAAAAGTGGTTGCAATAGGAGTCGACTTCTAGAAAACTGGGGCTGATTATTTTTTGAAAAAATGCAAAGAGCAAAACGGTTTATTTTTTGTCTGATATCCTTTTCTCTTTTGGGAAGTTTTTTTGTTTTTAGTACACATCCTGCCTTTGCACATCCGAGTTTTCCGCCGGAAGTCATGCAATTTCTCCAAGACAATCCCGATGCGACAAAAGAGGAATTTGATGCGTTTATGGTGGGAACATACGGAGAAGGTGTTCTTGAAGAGCTCTATGGTCCGCAAATAGATTCCAATACAACTTCATCGGAGGGCGGAGATGGTGCTCCATCCTCAAAAAAAAACGATACAGCTCCCAAAGATCAATTATCCGCGGAACAAACTCCAGAGGGGGACACATCAAAAATAGATATATCTGCGGTGTCTCCTTTTGATTTAAAAAGAGTGAACAACAATGTCGATCTTATTCTATCTGCACGAAATGGAGAGCTCTCTTTCTTGGGCGATATGAGAAAATTTATAATTCTTGGAGTAGAGCATATTTTGGGCGGTCTCGATCACATTTTGTTTGTTCTTTCAATTGTGCTTGTTTTTCTTCCTTGGAGAAAAATTTTTGAGATGATTACTGCATTTACTGTTGCGCATTCCCTTACTCTTATTCTTGCAGGAACTGGGATACTTGTATTGTCGGGGAAAATAGTAGAACCAATTATCGCTTTTTCTATTGCCTATATGGCAATTACCACGGTTTTTTTAAGAGATATTCCCTTTTTTCAGAAAATTCATAACAAGATAATGGTCATTTTTATTTTTGGATTGTTTCATGGACTCGGGTTTGCAGGTGCACTGACCGATCTTCAGATTCCAAAAAAATATTATATTCCCTCTCTTCTCTCTTTTAATGTTGGTGTGGAAATAGGACAGGTTATTATTTTGCTTGTCGCGCTTCCCTTACTTTTTTTATTGAGAAAAAATAAAACGCTTGCTGAAATAGGAACGAAAATAATCGCGGGAATAATTTCCGCCCTCGCTCTTTTTTGGGTATTAGAAAGGATTTTTTATTAATCACGAGTTCCTTGAAAAGTAAAATGTCTAAAAATATTCTTCTTCCGAAAGAATGGGGAGACTCTTCATCGTGGGAAATTCTTCTAGAGAAAGAGCAAGTGATCGTGCTACTTGTACGTTTGTGACGAGTGATACATTGGCATCTATAGCGGCTCTTCGAATACGGTACCCATCGGTCACCTCTTCGTGAGCGTAGTTTTTGGGAATATTAATGACGAGGTCTATTTCTTTTGAGCGGATAAGTCCAAGCATTTTTTCATCTCCTGAGGCAGATATTTTTGGAAGTTTTTGGGCAATAATCCCATTTTCTGTAAAAAAATCTGCTGTACCAGGAGTGGCAAATATCTGTAAATGTGAGGAGAAAAAAAAGCGTGCCACCGGAAGGAGATCAAACTTTGATTTTGTGTCTCCCGCAGAAAAGAGAACTCCTTTTTGAGGAATATGAAATCCAACGGAGATCATAGATTTCAAAAAAGCTTCTTCAAAAGACCGTCCAAAGCATCCCACTTCTCCTGTGCTTGCCATTTCTACGGAAAGTACGGGGTCGGCTCCAGAAAGGCGCGAAAAAGAAAACTGTGGACACTTCACTCCAACATGATCCATTTCAAGCGTTCGGTATTTTTTTCGACGTTCTTCAGGTGGCTCCACTTCTCCTAATGCTGCTCTGGTCGCCACTTCGATAAAATTAATACCAGAAACTTTAGAAACGAATGGAAAACTCCGGCTTGCGCGAAGATTGAGCTCAATCACCTTGATGGCATTATTTTTTGCGAGGAATTGAATATTGAAAGGTCCGGTGATAGAGAGAGCTTTTGCGAGTTTTTTTGCGATGAGTTTGATACGGCGAATAGTTTCGAGATAGGTTTTTTGTGGCGGAAAAACGATGGTCGCATCTCCCGAGTGAACACCCGCATTTTCTATGTGTTCCGAAATAGCATGAAGAATAATTTCTCCTTTGTGTGCTACAGCATCAATTTCAATTTCTCGGGCGCCAACTTCAAACTTTGAGACAACAACCGGTGCATCGGAATCGATTTTTGACGCTTTTCCAAGAAAATTT
Coding sequences within:
- a CDS encoding aminopeptidase P family protein, with product MISQRLAVLQDLLETKKLSGILLSDPFSVQFFCGFQSSNALLFILSQNIFLFTDARYLVGAREQFRKSNIEVRDISKNDEWKSFFKEQNIVILGTEYSKVTVAKFSAWKKYFGARFRNVDQEIALVRSQKSKEEIRNAEQAANIADSALESVILELRTGISEKEFAWKLEQACREKGAEKLSFESIVAFGENSAIPHHHPTERRLKENEAILLDWGVVKNGMCSDCSRSFFWGTPVEKWLSDYKKVLTAQQAGINSIARGMSIKNTQKRAEEILEENIPHSFGHGVGLEVHEYPTLSLRSRKKFLENMLVTAEPGIYRAGEYGIRIEDLLVVEKNRVRLLTHFSKDLEFVLLSQQFLKSSISSQKMRQ
- a CDS encoding HAD-IC family P-type ATPase, producing MKYHNVPIGNLFEEFSSSPQGLSSEEALFRIQKYGKNILPQKRKNFLLIFLLQFKSPLIFILIGAAFLSVLIPYFEQGHLSGKDWIDPIAIVAILILNACFGFFQEIKAENTLAALKKMQSEDAVVVRKGGEAKISSEDLVPGDILVLAEGDKIPADARLIESIELQVIESALTGESIPTEKKAEWKGEGNISEQKNMVFSGTQIASGRAKALVVATGVASELGKIAFLVSETESPQTPLEIRLDRLGKRIGIAIVVICILVFVVSFFRGVPITEGFLTAVALAVSAIPEGLPAVMTISLAVGVAVMAKKHALVRELRAVETLGSVTVIASDKTGTITQNKMKVVSVYSGRKYYTEKSIALFANSEMGKRMLDAGASCNDAKLPDIGDPTEISLLDIANTYSIQKRNQRISERPFSSEKKWMSTTHRIAGMEVEYYKGAPEIIATFCDPKRKVEIEKAAEKMAQEGLRTLAIAIRKERQPTAEFLGIFGIQDPPRKSAAEAIKTAKQAGIRTIMITGDHAVTAAAIAAQVGLSGEVITGEEIEDMEEKDLQKVVRKTNIFARVSPEHKVRICAALQKNGEVVAMTGDGVNDAPAIHRAEVGISMGKNGTSVAREASDLVLMDDRYATIVQGIREGRRIFANIKKSISFLMRTNLNEVIVVAGAVICGFPPPLAPIHILFVNLVTDSFPALALAAEEAEPNIMRKKPRPVSEGFLDGQWHFVLILGVAAAVFEFLVFFLALRTLTHPAAQTLVLVTMVAMEFAIIFSVRHDTPLFSKDWHAAKNPWVLLSTVLGFAIFFVFYITPLQTFLHITPFPLQYWIYPIIGSALLFVLSEVLKYVKGVKNVFLWKKKS
- a CDS encoding C39 family peptidase → MVFAPYIWSRIDTKREVRKILEQKEQIQRIPVSEGSSLQEEIDAVVAPTDSTVSVLESFLTTIPDKIPREKVLHVPFVCQNPFQNEAGWKDHDESCEEAATLQTVLYWNNEAMTAQEANTALLDMIAWQKKPEHFGEHRDLYDEDMRIFVRDYFGYQDNEVLWLPNIDANLVQRILVAGYPLIVPVSGKTINNPFYPYLGYHMLVAIGYTEKQVITNDNGTKRGEKYPYDWDTFLKANREVGGGALVIRKGKKDF
- a CDS encoding HupE/UreJ family protein — translated: MQFLQDNPDATKEEFDAFMVGTYGEGVLEELYGPQIDSNTTSSEGGDGAPSSKKNDTAPKDQLSAEQTPEGDTSKIDISAVSPFDLKRVNNNVDLILSARNGELSFLGDMRKFIILGVEHILGGLDHILFVLSIVLVFLPWRKIFEMITAFTVAHSLTLILAGTGILVLSGKIVEPIIAFSIAYMAITTVFLRDIPFFQKIHNKIMVIFIFGLFHGLGFAGALTDLQIPKKYYIPSLLSFNVGVEIGQVIILLVALPLLFLLRKNKTLAEIGTKIIAGIISALALFWVLERIFY